From a region of the Bradyrhizobium sp. KBS0727 genome:
- a CDS encoding 2-oxoglutarate dehydrogenase E1 component, which produces MSRQDANAAFALSSFLQGANATYIDELYARYEQDPASVDADWQAFFKSLKDSPADVQKNAEGASWGRANWPLTPRDDLTSALDGNWVTVEKAVGAKLAARAQAKGAEISAADVHQATRDSVRALMLIRAYRMRGHFHAKLDPLGIEAPRDREELDPRSYGFTEADFDRKIFLDHVLGLEYGTLREIVAICERTYCQTLGVEFMHITNAAQKAWIQERIEGPDKEISFTREGRRAILNKLIEAEGFEKFCDLKFTGTKRFGLDGGEALIPALEQIIKRGGNLGVKEIVFGMPHRGRLNVLTQVMGKPHRALFHEFKGGSANPDAVEGSGDVKYHLGASSDREFDNNKIHLSLTANPSHLEIVDPVVLGKVRAKQDQHGDPPDMRISVLPLLMHGDAAFAGQGVVAECFALSDLKGYRTGGSLHFIVNNQIGFTTYPRYSRSSPYPSDVAKMIDAPIFHVNGDDPEAVVFAAKVAIEFRQKFHKPVVIDMFCYRRHGHNEGDEPMFTQPVMYKKIGSHPGTVEIYSKRLIADGVMTEGEVEKAKADWRARLDAELEAGSGYKPNKADWLDGKWAGFKSADQEEDARRGITGVDVNVLKEIGRKITKVPDGFRVHRTIQRFLENRAKAIDNGVGIDWATGEALAFCSLLQEGHHVRLSGQDSERGTFSQRHSVLIDQEDEGRYTPFNHLGGEQGHYEVINSLLSEEAVLGFEYGYTLAEPNALAMWEAQFGDFANGAQVLFDQFISSGERKWLRMSGLVCLLPHGYEGQGPEHSSARLERFLQMCAEDNMQVVYPTTPANYFHALRRQLHREIRKPLIMMTPKSLLRNKRAVSRLDELGTDATFHRILYDDAQMLPDEPIKLVSDDKIRRVVLCSGKVYYDLYEEREKRGINDIYLMRVEQLYPVPLKALVHELGRFKGAELVWCQEEPRNMGAWHFIEPYLEWVLNQIHAPNKRPRYAGRAASAATATGLMSKHLAQLKALLDEALN; this is translated from the coding sequence ATGTCTCGTCAGGACGCGAATGCCGCTTTTGCCCTCTCCTCGTTTTTGCAGGGCGCCAATGCCACCTATATCGACGAACTCTACGCCCGCTACGAGCAGGATCCGGCCTCGGTCGACGCCGACTGGCAGGCGTTCTTCAAAAGCCTGAAGGACAGCCCTGCCGACGTCCAGAAGAACGCCGAGGGCGCTTCCTGGGGTCGCGCCAACTGGCCGCTGACGCCGCGAGACGACCTGACCTCCGCGCTGGATGGCAACTGGGTCACCGTCGAGAAAGCGGTCGGCGCCAAGCTGGCCGCCAGGGCGCAGGCCAAGGGCGCTGAAATATCGGCCGCCGACGTCCACCAGGCGACGCGGGATTCGGTCCGCGCCCTGATGCTGATCCGCGCCTACCGCATGCGCGGTCATTTCCACGCCAAGCTCGATCCGCTCGGCATCGAGGCGCCGCGCGATCGCGAAGAGCTCGATCCGCGTTCCTATGGCTTCACCGAGGCCGATTTCGACCGCAAGATCTTCCTCGACCACGTGCTCGGCCTCGAATACGGCACGCTGCGCGAAATCGTCGCGATCTGCGAGCGGACCTACTGCCAGACGCTCGGCGTCGAGTTCATGCACATCACCAACGCCGCGCAGAAGGCCTGGATCCAGGAGCGCATCGAGGGACCGGACAAGGAAATCAGTTTCACCCGCGAGGGCCGGCGCGCGATTCTCAACAAGCTGATCGAAGCCGAGGGCTTCGAGAAGTTCTGCGACCTGAAATTCACCGGCACCAAGCGCTTCGGCCTCGACGGCGGCGAGGCGCTGATCCCGGCGCTGGAGCAGATCATCAAGCGCGGCGGCAATCTCGGCGTCAAGGAGATCGTCTTCGGCATGCCGCACCGCGGCCGCCTCAACGTGCTGACCCAGGTGATGGGCAAGCCGCATCGCGCGCTGTTTCACGAATTCAAGGGCGGCTCCGCCAATCCCGACGCGGTCGAAGGCTCCGGCGACGTCAAGTATCATCTCGGCGCATCGTCCGACCGCGAGTTCGACAACAACAAGATCCATCTGTCGCTGACCGCCAACCCGTCGCACCTGGAGATCGTCGATCCCGTGGTGCTCGGCAAGGTGCGCGCCAAGCAGGACCAGCATGGCGATCCGCCGGACATGCGCATTTCCGTGCTGCCGCTGCTGATGCATGGCGATGCGGCGTTCGCCGGCCAGGGCGTGGTGGCGGAATGCTTTGCGTTGTCGGACCTGAAAGGCTACCGCACCGGCGGTTCGCTGCATTTCATCGTCAACAACCAGATCGGCTTTACCACCTATCCGCGTTACTCGCGCTCCTCGCCCTATCCGTCCGACGTGGCGAAGATGATCGACGCGCCGATCTTCCACGTCAACGGCGACGATCCGGAAGCCGTGGTGTTCGCGGCCAAGGTCGCGATCGAGTTCCGGCAGAAATTCCACAAGCCCGTCGTGATCGACATGTTCTGCTATCGCAGGCACGGTCACAACGAAGGCGACGAGCCGATGTTCACCCAGCCGGTGATGTACAAGAAGATCGGATCGCATCCCGGCACGGTCGAGATCTATTCCAAGCGGCTGATTGCCGACGGCGTGATGACGGAAGGCGAGGTCGAAAAGGCCAAGGCCGACTGGCGCGCGCGGCTCGATGCCGAGCTCGAGGCCGGCTCGGGCTACAAGCCGAACAAGGCCGACTGGCTCGACGGCAAGTGGGCCGGCTTCAAGTCCGCCGACCAGGAAGAAGACGCCCGCCGCGGCATCACCGGCGTCGACGTCAATGTGCTGAAGGAGATCGGCCGCAAGATCACCAAGGTGCCCGACGGCTTCCGGGTTCATCGCACCATCCAGCGTTTCCTGGAGAACCGCGCCAAGGCGATCGACAACGGCGTCGGCATCGACTGGGCGACCGGCGAGGCGCTGGCGTTCTGCTCGCTGCTGCAGGAAGGCCATCACGTCCGGCTATCCGGCCAGGACTCGGAGCGTGGCACCTTCTCGCAGCGTCATTCGGTGCTGATCGATCAGGAGGACGAGGGCCGCTACACGCCGTTCAACCATCTCGGCGGCGAACAGGGCCATTACGAGGTCATCAACTCGCTGCTGTCCGAAGAGGCCGTGCTCGGCTTCGAGTACGGCTATACGCTGGCCGAGCCGAATGCGCTGGCGATGTGGGAAGCCCAGTTCGGCGACTTCGCCAACGGCGCGCAGGTCCTGTTCGACCAGTTCATTTCGTCCGGCGAGCGCAAATGGCTGCGCATGTCCGGCCTGGTCTGCCTGCTGCCGCATGGCTATGAAGGGCAGGGGCCGGAGCATTCCTCGGCGCGGCTCGAGCGCTTTCTGCAGATGTGCGCCGAAGACAACATGCAGGTGGTCTATCCCACCACGCCGGCGAACTACTTCCATGCGCTGCGGCGCCAGCTGCATCGCGAGATCCGCAAGCCGCTGATCATGATGACGCCGAAGTCGCTGTTGCGCAACAAGCGCGCGGTCTCGCGGCTGGATGAACTCGGCACCGACGCCACCTTCCACCGTATTCTCTACGATGACGCCCAGATGCTGCCCGACGAGCCCATCAAGCTCGTGTCCGACGACAAGATCCGGCGCGTCGTGCTGTGCTCGGGCAAGGTCTATTACGACCTCTACGAGGAGCGCGAGAAGCGCGGCATCAACGACATCTACCTGATGCGTGTCGAGCAGCTTTATCCGGTGCCGCTGAAGGCGCTGGTGCACGAGCTCGGACGCTTCAAGGGTGCCGAGCTGGTCTGGTGTCAGGAAGAGCCGCGCAACATGGGCGCGTGGCACTTCATCGAGCCCTATCTCGAATGGGTGCTGAACCAGATCCACGCGCCGAACAAGCGTCCGCGTTACGCCGGCCGCGCCGCGTCGGCGGCAACCGCCACCGGTTTGATGTCGAAGCATCTGGCGCAGCTCAAGGCCCTGCTGGATGAGGCGCTGAACTAG
- the odhB gene encoding 2-oxoglutarate dehydrogenase complex dihydrolipoyllysine-residue succinyltransferase, translating to MIEIRVPTLGESVTEATIGRWFKKAGDAVAVDEPLVELETDKVTIEVPAPSAGVLGEIAAKDGETVAVGALLGQITEGAGGAKPAAAPAKAPAAAAAPAAAPAAPAPKAAPADAPLAPSVRKLSAESGVDAATVPGSGKDGRVTKGDMLAAIEKAASAPTPVNQPAAAVQVRAPSPADDAAREERVKMTRLRQTIARRLKDVQNTAAMLTTFNEVDMSHIMEMRSLYKDVFEKKHGTKLGFMGFFVKACVQALKDIPAVNAEIDGTDLIYKNYYHIGVAVGTDKGLVVPVVRDCDHKSISDIEKSIADFGRRARDGQLKIDEMQGGTFTITNGGIYGSLMSTPILNAPQSAILGMHKIQERPVAIGGKVEIRPMMYLALSYDHRVIDGKEAVTFLVRVKESLEDPARMVLDL from the coding sequence ATGATTGAAATTCGTGTTCCGACGCTCGGCGAGTCCGTGACGGAAGCCACCATCGGCCGCTGGTTCAAGAAGGCAGGCGACGCCGTGGCGGTGGACGAACCGTTGGTCGAGCTCGAGACCGACAAGGTCACCATCGAAGTCCCGGCGCCGTCGGCGGGCGTGCTCGGCGAGATCGCCGCCAAGGATGGCGAAACCGTCGCGGTCGGCGCCCTGCTCGGGCAGATCACGGAAGGGGCAGGCGGCGCGAAGCCGGCCGCCGCTCCGGCCAAGGCTCCCGCGGCCGCCGCCGCACCGGCTGCCGCGCCTGCGGCTCCGGCGCCGAAGGCCGCTCCTGCCGATGCGCCGCTGGCGCCGTCGGTCCGCAAGCTTTCCGCCGAAAGCGGCGTCGACGCCGCGACGGTTCCGGGCTCCGGCAAGGATGGCCGCGTCACCAAGGGCGACATGCTGGCTGCGATCGAGAAGGCGGCCTCGGCGCCGACGCCGGTCAATCAGCCGGCGGCCGCCGTGCAGGTGCGCGCACCGTCACCCGCCGACGATGCCGCGCGCGAAGAGCGCGTGAAGATGACGCGGCTGCGTCAGACCATCGCGCGCCGGCTAAAGGACGTGCAGAACACCGCCGCGATGCTCACGACTTTCAATGAGGTCGACATGAGCCACATCATGGAGATGCGGTCGCTGTACAAGGACGTGTTCGAGAAGAAGCACGGCACCAAGCTCGGCTTCATGGGTTTCTTCGTCAAGGCCTGCGTGCAGGCGCTAAAGGACATCCCGGCCGTCAACGCCGAGATCGACGGCACCGACCTGATCTACAAGAACTACTATCACATCGGCGTTGCCGTCGGCACCGACAAGGGCCTGGTCGTGCCTGTCGTGCGCGACTGCGACCACAAGTCGATCTCCGACATCGAAAAATCGATCGCCGATTTCGGCCGCCGCGCCCGTGACGGCCAGCTCAAGATCGACGAGATGCAGGGCGGCACCTTCACCATCACCAATGGCGGCATCTACGGTTCGCTGATGTCGACGCCGATCCTGAACGCGCCGCAGTCCGCCATTCTCGGCATGCACAAGATCCAGGAACGGCCGGTGGCGATCGGCGGCAAGGTCGAGATCCGCCCGATGATGTATCTGGCGCTGTCCTACGATCACCGCGTGATCGACGGCAAGGAAGCGGTGACGTTCCTGGTTCGCGTCAAGGAAAGCCTGGAAGATCCGGCGCGGATGGTGCTGGATCTCTGA
- a CDS encoding SDR family oxidoreductase has translation MTDKVVVITGGSRGIGRAAALAAAARGFRVVVGYASNEAAAKEVVASIERKNGKAIAVKCDVASEKDILALFTAADDFGKLGALVNNAGIVGPSARVEDMSAERIQRMMAINVTGSILCAREAVKRMSTRNGGEGGVIVNLSSVAAKLGAPNTYVDYAASKGAVDSFTVGLGHEVAGEGIRVAAIRPGLIDTEIHASGGEPDRAHRLAHMVPMQRVGTAEEIANAIVWLMSDEASYVTSAILDVSGGR, from the coding sequence GTGACGGACAAGGTTGTTGTGATCACCGGCGGGAGCCGCGGCATCGGCCGCGCTGCCGCGCTTGCCGCCGCCGCGCGCGGTTTCCGTGTCGTGGTCGGCTATGCCAGCAACGAGGCCGCGGCCAAGGAAGTAGTCGCCTCGATCGAGCGCAAGAACGGCAAGGCGATCGCGGTGAAATGCGACGTCGCCAGCGAGAAGGATATTCTGGCGCTGTTCACTGCCGCCGACGATTTCGGCAAGCTCGGCGCGCTTGTCAACAATGCCGGCATTGTCGGGCCGTCGGCGCGGGTCGAAGACATGTCGGCCGAGCGCATCCAGCGCATGATGGCGATCAACGTCACCGGCAGCATCCTGTGCGCGCGCGAAGCCGTCAAGCGGATGTCGACCCGCAACGGCGGCGAGGGCGGCGTCATCGTCAACCTCTCCTCGGTCGCGGCGAAACTCGGCGCGCCCAATACCTATGTCGATTATGCGGCGTCCAAGGGCGCGGTGGATTCCTTCACCGTCGGCCTCGGCCATGAGGTGGCCGGCGAGGGCATCCGCGTCGCCGCGATCCGCCCCGGCCTGATCGATACCGAAATTCATGCGAGCGGCGGCGAGCCCGATCGCGCCCACCGGCTCGCGCACATGGTGCCGATGCAACGGGTCGGCACCGCGGAGGAAATCGCCAACGCCATCGTCTGGCTGATGTCGGACGAGGCGTCCTACGTTACCAGCGCCATCCTTGATGTCTCGGGCGGCCGCTAA
- the lpdA gene encoding dihydrolipoyl dehydrogenase, which yields MATYDLVVIGTGPGGYVCAVRAAQLGMKVAVVEKNATLGGTCLNVGCMPSKALLHASEMFEEAGHSFAKMGVSVSTPKLDLPAMMDFKQQGIDGNVKGVEFLMKKNKIDVINGKARILGAGKVEVTGSDGKTQVVETKNIVIATGSDIARLKGIEIDEKRIVSSTGALSLDKVPSSLLIVGAGVIGLELGSVWHRLGAKVTVVEFLDRILPGMDGEVAKQFQRILEKQGFVFKLGAKVTGIDTSGKALAVKVEPAAGGAAETLEADVVLVCIGRVPYTEGLGLKEAGVALDNRGRVEIDAHFSTSVKGIYAIGDVVAGPMLAHKAEDEGVACAEIIAGQAGHVNYDVIPGVVYTTPEVSSVGKTEEELKQAGVAYTSGKFPFTANGRSKVNQTTEGFVKILADAKTDRVLGVHIVGREAGEMIHEACVLMEFGGSAEDLARTCHAHPTRSEAIKEAALAVGKRAIHM from the coding sequence ATGGCTACCTACGATCTCGTCGTCATCGGCACCGGCCCCGGCGGATATGTCTGCGCGGTGCGCGCGGCGCAACTCGGCATGAAGGTCGCCGTGGTCGAGAAGAACGCGACGCTGGGCGGCACCTGCCTCAACGTCGGCTGCATGCCGTCGAAGGCGTTGCTGCATGCTTCCGAAATGTTCGAGGAAGCCGGGCACTCCTTTGCCAAGATGGGCGTCAGCGTTTCCACGCCGAAGCTCGATCTGCCGGCGATGATGGATTTCAAGCAGCAGGGCATCGACGGCAACGTCAAGGGCGTCGAGTTCCTGATGAAGAAGAACAAGATCGACGTCATCAACGGCAAGGCGAGGATTCTCGGCGCCGGCAAGGTCGAGGTGACCGGCAGCGACGGCAAGACGCAGGTGGTCGAGACCAAAAACATCGTCATCGCCACCGGCTCGGATATCGCGCGGCTGAAGGGCATCGAGATCGACGAGAAGCGCATCGTGTCGTCGACCGGCGCGCTGTCGCTCGACAAGGTGCCGTCGAGCCTGTTGATCGTCGGCGCCGGCGTGATCGGGCTCGAACTCGGCTCGGTGTGGCACCGGTTGGGCGCCAAGGTCACCGTCGTGGAATTCCTCGATCGTATCCTGCCCGGCATGGATGGCGAAGTGGCCAAGCAATTCCAGCGCATCCTCGAAAAGCAGGGTTTTGTGTTCAAGCTCGGCGCCAAGGTCACCGGCATCGACACCTCCGGCAAGGCGCTCGCGGTCAAGGTCGAGCCGGCGGCCGGCGGTGCGGCGGAGACGCTCGAAGCCGATGTGGTTCTGGTCTGCATCGGCCGCGTGCCCTACACTGAGGGCCTCGGCCTGAAGGAGGCCGGCGTTGCGCTCGACAATCGCGGCCGCGTCGAGATCGACGCGCACTTTTCCACCAGCGTGAAGGGCATCTATGCGATCGGCGACGTCGTCGCGGGCCCGATGCTCGCGCACAAGGCCGAGGACGAAGGCGTGGCCTGCGCGGAAATCATCGCAGGGCAGGCCGGCCATGTGAATTACGATGTGATCCCAGGTGTTGTGTATACCACGCCGGAAGTGTCGTCGGTCGGCAAGACCGAGGAGGAGCTGAAGCAGGCCGGTGTGGCGTATACGTCGGGAAAATTCCCCTTCACCGCCAACGGCCGTTCCAAGGTCAACCAGACCACCGAGGGTTTCGTGAAGATTCTCGCAGATGCGAAGACGGATCGGGTGCTCGGCGTGCACATTGTCGGCCGCGAAGCCGGCGAAATGATCCATGAAGCCTGCGTTTTGATGGAGTTCGGCGGTTCCGCCGAGGATCTGGCGCGGACTTGCCATGCCCATCCGACCCGCTCCGAAGCGATCAAGGAAGCGGCGCTTGCAGTCGGCAAGCGGGCGATCCATATGTGA
- a CDS encoding DUF4337 domain-containing protein, with protein MSAHESMEHAEHAEEASGENRKIALLIAVIALCLALSETLGKGAQTESISKNVEASNLWAFFQAKSIRRTVVQATAEHAKLSLGTVGDDAGKAALQKQIDDWNKTASRYRSEPETGEGSEQLSERAKEAEHQRDEATAKYHHYELASAAFQIGIVLASATIITGMIVLAWVSGALALAGIVVTALGVYAPHFLHLH; from the coding sequence ATGAGCGCACATGAGAGCATGGAGCATGCGGAGCATGCCGAGGAGGCTTCGGGCGAAAACAGGAAGATCGCGCTGCTGATCGCGGTGATCGCCTTGTGCCTGGCGCTGTCGGAAACGCTGGGCAAGGGCGCGCAGACCGAATCGATCAGCAAGAACGTCGAGGCCTCGAACCTGTGGGCCTTCTTCCAGGCCAAGAGCATCCGCCGCACCGTGGTGCAGGCCACCGCCGAACACGCCAAGCTCAGCCTCGGGACCGTGGGCGACGATGCCGGCAAGGCGGCGCTGCAAAAGCAGATCGACGACTGGAACAAGACCGCGTCGCGCTATCGCTCGGAACCGGAAACCGGCGAAGGTTCGGAACAGCTCTCCGAACGCGCCAAGGAAGCCGAGCACCAACGCGACGAGGCGACAGCCAAGTATCATCACTATGAACTGGCGTCGGCCGCCTTCCAGATCGGCATCGTGCTGGCTTCGGCGACCATCATCACCGGCATGATCGTGCTGGCCTGGGTTTCAGGCGCGCTGGCGCTGGCAGGCATCGTGGTGACCGCACTCGGCGTCTACGCGCCGCACTTCCTGCATCTGCACTGA
- a CDS encoding tyrosine recombinase XerC, whose protein sequence is MTKAPLAAPIQTVELDCAEESLALEMTRWLTHLRAERRLSPKTLEAYARDLRQCLGFLCEHWGKRVSLKAFAALEASDVRAFMAMRRADDIGGRSLMRTLAGLRSFGRFLEREGKGKVGALSAIRAPKIGKSLPKPIQMAAAKRLADADERAGEDRDPWIWARDAAVMALLYGSGLRISEALGLKHRDVPKPGEGDVIIVTGKGNKTRMVPVLQNVLALIADYTAMCPHPLPPAGPIFVGARGGPLSPRIIQLTMERLRGSLGLPDSATPHALRHSFATHLLSRGGDLRAIQELLGHASLSTTQIYTGIDSERLLEVYRTAHPRR, encoded by the coding sequence ATGACCAAAGCTCCACTTGCAGCGCCAATTCAAACCGTCGAGCTCGATTGCGCCGAGGAGAGCCTGGCGCTGGAGATGACGCGCTGGCTGACGCATCTGCGCGCCGAACGGCGGCTGTCGCCGAAGACGCTGGAGGCCTATGCCCGCGACTTGCGGCAGTGCCTGGGCTTTCTCTGCGAGCACTGGGGCAAGCGCGTGTCGCTCAAGGCGTTTGCCGCGCTCGAAGCCAGTGACGTCAGGGCCTTTATGGCGATGCGCCGCGCCGACGATATCGGCGGTCGCTCGCTGATGCGGACGCTGGCGGGCCTGCGGTCGTTCGGACGATTCCTGGAACGCGAAGGCAAGGGCAAGGTCGGCGCATTGTCGGCGATCCGCGCGCCAAAAATCGGCAAGAGCCTGCCGAAGCCGATCCAGATGGCCGCCGCCAAACGGCTTGCCGACGCCGACGAACGTGCCGGCGAGGATCGCGATCCCTGGATCTGGGCCCGCGATGCCGCCGTGATGGCGCTGCTCTATGGTTCCGGCCTGCGTATCTCCGAGGCGCTGGGGCTGAAGCACCGCGACGTGCCGAAGCCCGGCGAAGGCGACGTCATCATCGTGACCGGCAAAGGCAACAAGACCCGGATGGTCCCGGTGCTGCAAAACGTGCTGGCGCTGATCGCCGACTATACTGCGATGTGCCCGCATCCGCTGCCGCCGGCGGGACCGATCTTCGTCGGCGCCCGCGGCGGGCCGCTCAGCCCCCGCATTATCCAGCTCACCATGGAGCGGCTGCGCGGCTCGCTCGGCCTGCCCGACAGCGCAACGCCGCATGCGCTGCGGCACTCCTTCGCGACTCACCTGTTGAGCCGCGGCGGCGACCTGCGCGCGATCCAGGAATTGCTTGGTCACGCCTCGCTCTCGACCACGCAGATCTATACCGGCATCGACTCGGAGCGGCTGCTGGAAGTCTACCGCACCGCGCATCCGCGCCGCTGA
- a CDS encoding primosomal protein N' yields MDHSTRQTTSAASSTRVVDVLVPVALNQAYSYRVPRGMELKPGDVVCVPLGPREVVAVVWAENATPDPRLHNRLKDVGEKLDVPPLKEELRHLVDWVSNYTLSPRGMVLRMCLRMGENLGPERMRLGVRLIGEPPRRLTPARRRLIEVLSDGLLHGKSEAAREAGVSAGVIDGLVDEGTVTVEAMPPPLAPPAPDPAFAQPEFSSLQRSAVDAMRALAANGSFHVALLDGVTGSGKTEVYFEAIAETVRRAKQTLILMPEIALTGQFLDRFAQRFGVRPLEWHSELTPRTRARNWAAIASGEAPVVVGARSALFMPYADLGLIVVDEEHDQAYKQSDGAHYHARDMAVVRARIEKIPIILASATPSVETEVNARKGRYQRVALPSRFGGQHMPHIEAIDLRRAPPPRGRFISPPLAEQIKFAIEKREQALLFLNRRGYAPLTLCRACGHRFACTICDAWLVDHRFRQRLVCHHCGFSMPRPNICPHCAAEESLVAVGPGVERLQEEAAQLFPQARTMVLSSDLITSIETMRSELNEIAEGRVDIIIGTQLVAKGHNFPRLNLVGVIDADLGLGNGDPRAAERTWQLLNQVIGRAGRDQGRGVGYLQTHQPEHPVMKALIACDREAFYASEIDARERTGYPPFGRLASLIISAGDRPTAEGFARKLAAVAPLDERIQVLGPAEAPLAVIKGRYRFRLLVKSLRNVDLSDYLREWLASGPKTKGNLKLEVDVDPQSFL; encoded by the coding sequence ATGGACCATTCCACGCGCCAAACCACCTCAGCGGCCTCGTCGACGCGTGTCGTCGACGTGCTGGTGCCGGTTGCGCTCAATCAGGCCTATTCCTATCGCGTGCCGCGCGGCATGGAACTGAAGCCCGGCGACGTCGTCTGCGTGCCGCTCGGTCCGCGCGAGGTGGTGGCCGTGGTGTGGGCGGAGAACGCCACGCCCGACCCGCGGCTGCACAACCGCCTCAAGGATGTCGGTGAAAAGCTCGACGTGCCGCCGCTCAAGGAGGAGCTGCGCCATCTGGTCGACTGGGTTTCCAATTACACGCTGTCGCCGCGCGGCATGGTGCTGCGGATGTGCCTGCGGATGGGAGAAAATCTCGGACCTGAGCGGATGCGGCTCGGCGTCCGGCTGATCGGCGAACCGCCGCGCCGCCTGACGCCGGCACGGCGGCGTCTGATCGAGGTGCTTTCGGATGGCTTGCTGCACGGCAAGTCCGAGGCGGCGAGGGAAGCCGGCGTCAGTGCCGGCGTGATCGACGGTCTGGTCGACGAGGGCACGGTGACGGTCGAAGCGATGCCGCCGCCGCTAGCACCGCCGGCGCCCGATCCGGCCTTTGCGCAACCGGAATTCTCTTCCCTGCAACGTAGCGCCGTCGATGCGATGCGGGCGCTGGCCGCCAACGGCAGCTTTCACGTTGCCCTGCTCGATGGCGTCACCGGTTCGGGCAAGACCGAAGTCTATTTCGAGGCGATCGCCGAAACCGTTCGGCGCGCCAAGCAGACGCTGATCCTGATGCCCGAGATCGCGCTGACCGGACAGTTTCTCGATCGCTTCGCGCAGCGTTTCGGCGTGCGTCCGCTGGAGTGGCATTCGGAATTGACGCCGCGCACCCGCGCGCGCAACTGGGCCGCGATCGCATCTGGCGAGGCGCCGGTCGTGGTCGGCGCCCGCTCCGCGCTGTTCATGCCCTATGCGGATCTGGGGCTGATTGTCGTCGATGAAGAGCACGACCAGGCCTACAAGCAGAGCGACGGCGCGCATTATCATGCCCGCGACATGGCGGTGGTGCGCGCGCGGATCGAAAAGATTCCGATCATCCTGGCCTCGGCGACACCGTCGGTCGAGACCGAGGTCAACGCCCGCAAGGGCCGCTATCAGCGCGTGGCGCTGCCGTCGCGCTTCGGTGGCCAGCACATGCCGCATATCGAGGCGATCGACCTGCGCCGCGCGCCGCCGCCGCGCGGCCGTTTCATCTCGCCGCCGCTGGCCGAGCAGATCAAGTTCGCAATCGAGAAGCGCGAACAGGCGCTGTTGTTCCTCAACCGCCGCGGTTACGCGCCGCTGACCCTATGCCGGGCCTGCGGGCACCGCTTTGCCTGCACCATCTGCGACGCCTGGCTGGTGGACCATCGTTTTCGGCAGCGGCTGGTGTGCCACCATTGCGGCTTCTCGATGCCACGCCCGAATATCTGTCCGCATTGTGCGGCCGAGGAATCGCTGGTCGCGGTCGGCCCCGGCGTCGAGCGCCTGCAGGAGGAAGCCGCGCAATTGTTTCCGCAAGCCCGTACCATGGTGCTGTCGAGCGACCTGATCACCTCGATCGAGACCATGCGCAGCGAACTGAACGAAATCGCGGAAGGACGCGTCGACATCATCATCGGCACGCAGCTGGTGGCGAAGGGCCATAATTTCCCGCGGCTCAATCTGGTCGGCGTCATCGATGCGGATTTGGGCCTCGGCAACGGCGATCCGCGCGCCGCCGAGCGGACATGGCAGTTGCTGAACCAGGTGATCGGACGCGCCGGCCGCGACCAGGGCCGCGGCGTCGGCTACCTGCAGACCCATCAGCCCGAACATCCCGTGATGAAGGCGCTGATCGCCTGCGACCGCGAGGCGTTCTACGCCAGCGAGATCGACGCCCGCGAACGCACCGGGTATCCGCCGTTCGGCCGGCTCGCCAGCCTGATCATTTCCGCGGGCGACCGGCCGACCGCGGAAGGCTTTGCACGAAAACTCGCCGCGGTCGCGCCTCTCGACGAGCGCATCCAGGTGCTGGGGCCCGCCGAGGCGCCGCTGGCGGTGATCAAGGGCCGCTATCGGTTCCGGCTGCTGGTGAAGTCGCTGCGCAATGTCGACCTGTCGGACTACTTGCGCGAATGGCTCGCGAGCGGCCCGAAGACCAAGGGCAATCTCAAGCTCGAGGTCGATGTCGATCCGCAGAGCTTTTTGTAG
- a CDS encoding septal ring lytic transglycosylase RlpA family protein → MLNTNKAVLGNLTRSRTAFAMIAATLLIGGSVTEASAKSRHQRHHSHQASKSAGGDWRDANASMGSTGGHSFSGVASFYGSESGSKTASGQRFNQNALTCAHRSLPFGTKLRVTHRGQSVVVTVNDRGPFIKGRVLDLSTGAARAIGLTSAGVGHVTAEVVS, encoded by the coding sequence ATGTTGAATACCAATAAGGCGGTGCTGGGAAATCTAACCCGGTCGCGTACGGCTTTCGCTATGATTGCCGCAACTCTCCTGATCGGTGGCAGCGTCACCGAAGCATCAGCCAAATCCAGGCACCAACGCCACCACTCCCACCAGGCCAGCAAGTCGGCCGGCGGTGACTGGCGCGATGCCAATGCCTCGATGGGCTCTACCGGCGGACACAGCTTCTCCGGAGTTGCCTCCTTCTACGGCAGTGAATCCGGCAGCAAGACCGCTTCCGGCCAGCGCTTCAACCAGAACGCCCTGACCTGCGCCCATCGCTCGCTGCCGTTCGGCACCAAGCTGCGGGTCACCCATCGCGGCCAGAGCGTGGTCGTCACCGTCAATGACCGCGGTCCCTTCATCAAGGGGCGCGTGCTCGACCTTTCCACGGGCGCTGCCCGTGCCATCGGACTGACCAGCGCCGGCGTCGGCCACGTCACTGCCGAGGTCGTCTCCTAA